Below is a genomic region from bacterium.
ACAGGCCGGCGAGGAAGCAGCCCAGCGTGTTGACCACCAGCGTGCCGCCGGGGAACGAGGGCGGGAACCAGCGCTGCGCGACGCCCGACAGGCCGTAGCGGGCGACGGCGCCCAGGGCGCCGGCCGCGGCGATGGCCAGCAGGCGCGTCACGGCGCGACCCCGGCGGTGGTCGGCGGCGGCGGCGGCGGCGGCGGCGATGACGGCATCTTGGGCACGCGGATGCGCAGGCAGACGAAGAAGCCCGCCACGGCGATCGCGCCGGCCAGCAGGAACACCCACTGGAAGCCGTAGCGCTCCCAGATCCAACCCGAGAGGATCGGCAGGCTCATGGCCACCACGTGGTCGATGGTGATGCCCAGGGCGATGGTCGGGGTGATGTCGGCGGGATCCTCGGCGATCTTCTTGAGGTAGGTCGTGCGCGCCACGCGCAGGGCGAACAGCACGCTGTCCAGGACGTAGGCCGCGTACAGCAGCTTCACGTCGCCGGCGAAGGCGTACACCAGGCAGACGCCCAGCAGCAGCAGCTCGTCGGCCGCGAGCACGGTCCGCTCCCCCAGCCAGTCGATGACGTCGCCCAGCAGCGGGCGCAGCACGATGCCCAGGGCCGCGGCGATCACGTACAGCACGGCGATGGTCTCGACCGTGACGCCGTGCCGACTGACCAGCACCCAGCCGCCGAAGGCCAGGAAGATCTGCTTGCGCACCCCGAACAGGGCGCTGATGGCGTAGAACAGGTGGTAGCGCCGCTTGTAGACCAGCCGCCGCGACCGCGTCCCGGTCCGTCCGATCTGCAGCCGCAGGTAGAACCAGCCCGCGGCCGCCGCGCAGACCGCGGCCAGGCCGTAGAACAGGTCGTAGCGGTCGCCCACCTGCCGCGCGATGAGCCAGACGCCGGCCACGCCCACGATCGTGCCCAGGTTGCGGGCGCCTCCCAGCTGGCCGAGGCGG
It encodes:
- a CDS encoding MFS transporter is translated as TLCFGAAAGVFQSTFNNYLSDVHALDAGARGWIELPRELPGFLIMFISAALLTFMCEARMAAAAMILTAGGALGLGLLAGGTLPLVAFLMIWSLGDHIIFAVEGPLGLTLARSGNEGRRLGQLGGARNLGTIVGVAGVWLIARQVGDRYDLFYGLAAVCAAAAGWFYLRLQIGRTGTRSRRLVYKRRYHLFYAISALFGVRKQIFLAFGGWVLVSRHGVTVETIAVLYVIAAALGIVLRPLLGDVIDWLGERTVLAADELLLLGVCLVYAFAGDVKLLYAAYVLDSVLFALRVARTTYLKKIAEDPADITPTIALGITIDHVVAMSLPILSGWIWERYGFQWVFLLAGAIAVAGFFVCLRIRVPKMPSSPPPPPPPPTTAGVAP